One Burkholderia gladioli genomic window, TAGGCGGCCATTCCAGACCGCCTTCGACGGAGGAGACGAGATGCCGGTGATCGAATCGATCGAGGTGTGCGCGGCGGCCGTGCCGCTGGACCGCGTGACCTCATTTGCCACTCGAACCGTCGCGGTTCGCCACTATGGCCTGGTGAAGGTCCGCTCGACCGATGGCGTCGAGGGGATCGGCTTCTGCTATGTCGGCAGCGCGGCGGGGGGCCTGCTTAGCGCGGCCGTCGAGCAACTGCTCGCGCCGCTTCTGATCGGCAAGGATTCCTATGCGAGCGAGGGGCTCTGGCAGGCGATGTACAACGAGGCGCTGCTGCAGGGCCGCGCCGGCACCGTGATGCGGGCGATCAGCATCCTCGACACGGCGCTGTGGGACCTCAATGCGCGCACCCACGGTTTGCCGCTGCACAAGTACCTCGGCGCCAACCAGCTCGACACCGTGCCGGCCTACGCGAGCGGCGGCTACTACCTGGAGGGCAAGACGCCTGGCCATCTCGGCGAGGAAATGGCCGCCTATGTCGAGGCCGGGTTCCGCGCCGTGAAGATGAAGTGCGGGCGGCTCTCGCCGCGCGAGGAAGAGGCGCGGGTGCGGACCGCGCGCGAGGCGATCGGCCCCGACGTCGAGCTGATGCTCGACATCAACAACGGCTGGACCGACGTGCCCCAGGCGCTGCAGTACCTGAACCGCCTCGAGCCCTACGACCCGTACTTCGTCGAGGAGCCGTTCTCGCCCGACGACATCGACAACCACGCGCGCCTGGCCGTCGCCACGCGGATCCCGGTGGTGACCGGCGAGATCGGCTACGG contains:
- a CDS encoding mandelate racemase/muconate lactonizing enzyme family protein produces the protein MPVIESIEVCAAAVPLDRVTSFATRTVAVRHYGLVKVRSTDGVEGIGFCYVGSAAGGLLSAAVEQLLAPLLIGKDSYASEGLWQAMYNEALLQGRAGTVMRAISILDTALWDLNARTHGLPLHKYLGANQLDTVPAYASGGYYLEGKTPGHLGEEMAAYVEAGFRAVKMKCGRLSPREEEARVRTAREAIGPDVELMLDINNGWTDVPQALQYLNRLEPYDPYFVEEPFSPDDIDNHARLAVATRIPVVTGEIGYGRWYHKALLEAGAAAILQTDAAVCGGISEWRRIAATAASHGVQMCPHWFHDLHAPLVAATPNARYVEFFPDDQVLNFRRLVDTQLTQRDGRVILHQTPGLGFGFDEREVAKYGRWTRIH